A genomic segment from Pseudomonas sessilinigenes encodes:
- a CDS encoding MerR family transcriptional regulator: protein MLTIGQMARCHGLTTKTLRHYDSIGLFAPMLTGRDNGYRYYSPQQIATLGRIVWLRQLGMSLEDIRTLADQGGLDSPLAMEQALQGQARQLESDIARGQKVLGHLQRYLAQPPRQLPKAQLPERVFLSAQRIIGMAWQQGDAGSIPELWQRFEPREQEIQRLAEPMGTYGVCQPLDDNQWRYIAGLPVAADAPLVPGMVELEIPARHYARVEHHGTVQTLPETFRAAYSEWLPAAGLVPVDAVEFEYSGERFLGPMHPDSVVELYIPLGA from the coding sequence ATGCTCACCATCGGACAAATGGCCCGCTGCCACGGCCTCACCACCAAGACCCTGCGCCACTACGACAGCATCGGCCTGTTCGCCCCCATGCTCACCGGGCGCGACAACGGCTATCGCTACTACAGCCCGCAGCAGATCGCCACCCTCGGCCGGATCGTCTGGCTGCGCCAGTTGGGCATGTCCCTGGAGGACATCCGCACCCTGGCCGACCAGGGTGGCCTGGACAGCCCACTGGCCATGGAGCAGGCGCTGCAAGGGCAGGCGCGGCAACTGGAAAGCGACATCGCTCGCGGCCAGAAGGTGCTGGGCCACCTGCAACGCTACCTGGCCCAACCTCCACGCCAGCTCCCCAAGGCCCAACTGCCGGAACGGGTATTTCTCAGCGCGCAGCGGATCATCGGCATGGCTTGGCAGCAGGGTGATGCGGGCTCCATTCCCGAGTTGTGGCAACGCTTCGAACCCCGCGAACAGGAAATCCAGCGCCTGGCCGAGCCGATGGGCACCTACGGCGTCTGCCAACCCCTGGACGACAACCAATGGCGCTACATAGCCGGCCTGCCGGTGGCCGCCGACGCGCCCCTGGTGCCGGGCATGGTGGAGCTGGAGATCCCCGCCCGCCATTACGCCCGGGTGGAGCACCACGGCACCGTGCAAACCCTGCCGGAAACCTTCCGCGCCGCCTACAGCGAATGGCTGCCCGCCGCCGGGCTGGTGCCCGTGGATGCGGTGGAGTTCGAGTACAGCGGTGAACGCTTCCTCGGCCCGATGCACCCCGACAGCGTGGTGGAGTTGTATATCCCGCTCGGTGCCTGA
- a CDS encoding helix-turn-helix domain-containing protein, with product MNIRPIHTDRDYRAALKSVSPMFDNEPQPGTPEGDYFDVMITLIEAYEARQFSIDLPNPIEAIKFRMEQSGLSAADLVPAIGRTNRVYEVLNGKRALTLPMIWKLHQLFGIPAQSLIKPTKSS from the coding sequence ATGAACATCCGCCCCATCCATACCGACCGGGACTATCGCGCAGCGCTGAAAAGCGTCTCGCCGATGTTCGACAACGAACCACAACCGGGAACCCCTGAAGGCGATTACTTCGACGTGATGATCACCCTGATCGAAGCGTACGAAGCCAGGCAGTTCTCCATCGACCTGCCCAACCCGATCGAGGCGATCAAGTTCCGCATGGAACAATCCGGGCTGTCAGCCGCCGACCTGGTCCCCGCCATCGGCCGTACCAACCGCGTCTATGAAGTGCTCAACGGCAAGCGCGCGCTCACCTTGCCCATGATCTGGAAACTGCACCAATTGTTCGGCATTCCCGCCCAGAGCCTGATCAAGCCCACAAAATCATCCTGA
- a CDS encoding type II toxin-antitoxin system HigB family toxin has protein sequence MRITAVSQLKAFWERYPDAEQPLLAWIDEARNAQWSNPTQIKDQYRNASILKSRRVVFNIKGNEYRLIVAVAYRFGALYIRFVGTHQQFDAIDADSVDRE, from the coding sequence ATGAGAATTACTGCAGTCAGCCAGTTAAAGGCCTTCTGGGAGCGCTACCCGGACGCAGAACAGCCTCTGCTGGCCTGGATCGATGAAGCAAGGAATGCACAGTGGTCCAACCCCACGCAGATCAAGGACCAGTACCGCAACGCCAGCATTCTCAAAAGCCGCAGGGTGGTCTTCAACATCAAGGGCAACGAGTATCGACTGATCGTTGCCGTGGCCTATCGTTTCGGCGCGCTCTACATCAGATTCGTAGGTACGCACCAACAGTTCGATGCCATCGACGCTGACAGCGTAGACAGGGAGTAA
- a CDS encoding GNAT family N-acetyltransferase → MQPIPADITVPGLNVRRLGLQDLELVCAHRQAMFLDAGHPPATLQVMTEHFRPWLHQRLVDGRYYGFVLLEAEQPVASIGLMSIDWPPHPAHPTQDQRGYVLNVYVEPSHRRRGLATALMQLADAEFQQRGLGFAILHATRSGQPLYQGLGWAATSEMAKPLQPFA, encoded by the coding sequence ATGCAGCCGATCCCCGCCGATATCACCGTCCCAGGCCTGAATGTGCGTCGCCTGGGCCTCCAGGACCTGGAACTGGTGTGCGCCCACCGCCAGGCGATGTTCCTCGACGCCGGCCATCCACCGGCCACCTTGCAGGTCATGACCGAACACTTTCGTCCCTGGCTGCATCAACGCCTGGTGGACGGTCGTTACTACGGCTTCGTGCTGCTCGAAGCCGAGCAGCCCGTGGCCAGCATCGGCCTGATGAGCATCGACTGGCCGCCCCACCCGGCTCACCCGACCCAGGATCAACGCGGCTACGTGCTCAACGTCTACGTCGAGCCCAGCCACCGCCGCCGGGGCCTGGCCACGGCGCTGATGCAACTGGCGGACGCCGAGTTCCAGCAACGCGGCCTGGGTTTCGCCATCCTGCATGCCACTCGCTCCGGCCAACCCCTCTACCAGGGCCTGGGCTGGGCCGCCACCAGCGAAATGGCCAAGCCCCTGCAACCCTTCGCGTAA
- the ggt gene encoding gamma-glutamyltransferase: MFSTLPSRYRQLAGIGLIAAALGLAACHNPPASTALPPAPEVASGYRTDMQTRHAAKHMAAAANPLAAEAGREMLRKGGSAIDAAIAMQAVLTLVEPQSSGIGGGAMIVLWDGKAVRTYDGRETAPAGATEKLFLQADGKPMPFPQAQIGGRSVGTPGVLRALEMAHKQHGRLPWAQLFEPAIRLAEQGFAISPRLHTMISSDSALPRSPDMAAYFLNADGTPKAVGTLLKNPQLAAVLKRIAQEGPDTLYKGPIAAEIVAKVQGHANPGSLSLADLQNYRAKERAPLCSDYKRWQVCGMPPPSSGGVAVAQILGTLQALEQRDPRYTLANLKPQKTQQPAGLEPAPQAVHLIAEAERLAYADRGLYVADSDFVPVPVAGLIAPDYLASRAALIGERSMGQAEPGKPRGIQVAYAPDRSPMRISTSQVVAVDDQGGAVSMTTTVEAAFGSHLMVQGFMLNNQMTDFSFIPEENGQPVANRVQPGKRPRSSMAPTLVFDRASGELLASVGSPGGSQIIEYVAKSVIGMLDWNLDPQAAVGLPNFGSRNGPTELEQGQFSPALKQALQAQGHQVNEIDMTSGTQAIVRVRDAKGKASWAGGADPRREGEALGD; encoded by the coding sequence GTGTTCTCGACCCTCCCCTCCCGTTATCGCCAATTGGCCGGCATCGGCCTGATCGCCGCCGCCCTGGGCCTTGCCGCCTGCCACAATCCACCGGCCTCCACCGCCCTGCCACCCGCTCCGGAAGTCGCCTCGGGCTACCGCACCGACATGCAGACCCGGCACGCCGCCAAGCACATGGCCGCTGCCGCCAACCCGCTGGCCGCCGAGGCCGGGCGCGAAATGCTGCGCAAAGGGGGATCGGCCATCGATGCGGCGATCGCCATGCAGGCCGTACTGACCCTGGTGGAACCACAATCCTCGGGGATCGGCGGCGGGGCGATGATCGTGCTTTGGGATGGCAAGGCCGTGCGCACCTATGACGGCCGCGAAACCGCCCCGGCGGGCGCCACCGAGAAGCTGTTCCTGCAGGCCGACGGCAAGCCCATGCCCTTCCCCCAGGCGCAGATCGGCGGACGCTCGGTGGGCACTCCCGGGGTCTTGCGTGCCCTGGAGATGGCCCACAAGCAACACGGTCGCCTGCCCTGGGCGCAACTGTTCGAACCGGCGATCCGCCTGGCCGAACAAGGCTTCGCTATCTCGCCACGGCTGCACACCATGATCAGCAGCGACAGCGCCCTGCCCCGCTCGCCGGACATGGCCGCCTACTTCCTCAACGCCGATGGCACGCCCAAGGCCGTCGGCACCTTGCTGAAGAACCCGCAACTGGCCGCAGTGCTCAAGCGCATCGCCCAGGAAGGCCCGGACACGCTGTACAAGGGGCCGATCGCCGCTGAGATCGTGGCCAAGGTCCAGGGCCACGCCAACCCCGGCAGCCTGTCGCTCGCCGACCTGCAGAACTACCGCGCCAAGGAACGCGCGCCACTGTGCAGCGACTACAAGCGCTGGCAGGTCTGCGGCATGCCGCCGCCCTCCTCCGGTGGCGTGGCCGTGGCGCAGATCCTCGGCACCCTGCAAGCCCTGGAGCAGCGTGATCCACGCTACACCCTGGCCAATCTCAAGCCGCAGAAAACCCAACAGCCGGCCGGCCTGGAACCGGCGCCACAAGCGGTACACCTGATCGCCGAGGCCGAGCGCCTGGCCTACGCCGACCGCGGCCTGTACGTGGCCGACAGTGACTTCGTGCCAGTGCCGGTGGCCGGCCTGATCGCCCCGGACTACCTGGCCAGTCGTGCCGCCCTGATCGGCGAGCGCAGCATGGGCCAGGCCGAGCCCGGCAAACCACGGGGCATCCAGGTGGCCTATGCACCGGACCGTTCGCCGATGCGCATCTCCACCTCCCAGGTCGTGGCGGTGGATGACCAGGGCGGCGCGGTGTCCATGACCACCACGGTGGAAGCGGCGTTCGGCTCGCACCTGATGGTCCAGGGCTTCATGCTCAACAACCAGATGACCGATTTCTCCTTCATTCCCGAAGAGAACGGCCAGCCCGTGGCCAACCGCGTGCAGCCGGGCAAGCGCCCGCGCTCGTCCATGGCGCCGACCCTGGTCTTCGATCGTGCCAGCGGCGAGCTGTTGGCCAGCGTCGGCTCCCCCGGCGGCTCGCAGATCATCGAGTACGTGGCCAAATCGGTGATCGGCATGCTCGACTGGAACCTCGACCCGCAAGCCGCCGTCGGCCTGCCCAACTTCGGCAGCCGCAATGGCCCCACCGAGCTGGAGCAGGGCCAGTTCAGCCCAGCGCTGAAACAGGCGTTGCAGGCCCAGGGTCACCAGGTGAATGAAATCGACATGACCAGCGGCACCCAGGCCATCGTTCGCGTGCGTGATGCGAAGGGCAAGGCGTCCTGGGCCGGTGGCGCCGACCCACGGCGTGAAGGCGAAGCGCTGGGGGACTGA
- a CDS encoding cytochrome-c peroxidase, producing the protein MYTSKWLLVFGLLWGSQAWGATPSEPIQPVQPAKITDVDKVELGKQLFFDPRLSKSGFISCNSCHNLSMGGSDNLPTSIGHNWQQGPINSPTVLNSGLSFAQYWDGRAATLQEQAGGPIANPGEMGFTHDLAVDVLRSIPQYRASFKRVYGDDGIKFDDVTNAIAAFEDTLVTPNAPFDRWLQGDQAAISPTALKGYQLFKSIGCVACHNGEAVGGTSFQKMGMIEPYVTKNPAQGVAGLTGKDADRMRFKVPTLRNVALTYPYFHDGAYWTLDEAVDVMARLQLGRKLDTSQVGQIVAFLETLTGDQPDFKLPMLPPSSAQTPRPQPFN; encoded by the coding sequence ATGTACACGAGTAAGTGGTTGCTTGTTTTCGGATTGCTGTGGGGGAGCCAGGCGTGGGGAGCGACGCCCAGCGAACCGATCCAGCCGGTGCAGCCGGCGAAGATCACGGATGTCGACAAGGTGGAGCTGGGCAAGCAATTGTTCTTCGACCCGCGCTTGTCCAAGTCCGGTTTCATTTCCTGCAACTCCTGTCACAACCTGAGCATGGGTGGCAGCGACAACCTGCCGACCTCCATCGGCCACAACTGGCAGCAGGGGCCGATCAACTCGCCCACGGTGCTCAACTCGGGCCTGAGTTTTGCGCAGTATTGGGACGGCCGCGCCGCCACGCTCCAGGAGCAAGCAGGGGGCCCCATCGCCAACCCGGGGGAGATGGGTTTCACCCATGACCTGGCGGTGGACGTGCTGCGCTCCATCCCTCAGTACCGGGCCTCGTTCAAGCGGGTCTACGGTGACGATGGCATCAAGTTCGATGACGTGACCAACGCCATCGCGGCCTTCGAAGACACCCTGGTGACTCCCAACGCGCCCTTCGATCGCTGGCTGCAAGGCGACCAGGCGGCCATCAGCCCCACCGCGCTCAAGGGCTACCAGTTGTTCAAGTCCATCGGCTGCGTGGCCTGTCACAACGGCGAGGCAGTGGGCGGCACCTCGTTCCAGAAGATGGGCATGATCGAGCCCTACGTGACCAAGAACCCGGCCCAGGGCGTTGCCGGACTGACCGGCAAGGACGCCGACCGGATGCGTTTCAAGGTCCCGACCCTGCGCAACGTGGCGTTGACCTATCCCTACTTCCACGACGGTGCCTACTGGACCCTGGACGAGGCGGTGGACGTCATGGCCCGCTTGCAGCTGGGACGCAAGCTGGACACCTCGCAGGTTGGCCAGATCGTCGCATTCCTGGAAACCCTGACTGGCGACCAGCCGGACTTCAAGTTGCCGATGCTGCCACCTTCCTCGGCGCAGACTCCGCGGCCACAGCCGTTCAACTGA
- the rimJ gene encoding ribosomal protein S5-alanine N-acetyltransferase, producing MNASETPTPLHTQRLVLRSADQDQAPALQRYLLDNREHLAPWEPLRDEEYFQLAAVAQRLRDMAGKVAAQEARHWLLFDRDEQRVLGACNFTNIVRGAFQACHLGFALARHAQGRGLMHEALQAAIGHAFDELQLHRIMANHRPENLRSAQLLARLGFEQEGRARAYLKINGEWADHVLTALINPRPM from the coding sequence ATGAACGCTTCCGAAACCCCGACGCCCCTGCATACCCAACGCCTGGTCCTGCGCAGTGCCGATCAAGACCAAGCCCCGGCCCTGCAGCGTTACCTCCTGGATAACCGCGAGCACCTCGCACCCTGGGAGCCGCTGCGCGACGAGGAGTACTTCCAGCTTGCGGCGGTGGCCCAGCGACTACGGGACATGGCAGGCAAAGTCGCCGCACAAGAGGCACGACACTGGTTGCTGTTCGATCGCGACGAGCAGCGCGTATTGGGCGCCTGCAACTTCACCAACATCGTGCGAGGTGCGTTCCAGGCCTGCCACCTGGGTTTCGCCCTGGCCCGACACGCCCAGGGCCGGGGCCTGATGCACGAAGCCCTGCAAGCGGCCATCGGCCATGCCTTCGATGAACTGCAACTGCATCGGATCATGGCCAACCACCGCCCCGAGAACCTGCGCAGCGCCCAACTGCTTGCGCGCCTGGGCTTCGAACAAGAAGGCCGGGCCCGCGCCTACCTGAAGATCAACGGTGAATGGGCCGACCACGTGCTGACCGCGTTGATCAACCCTCGGCCTATGTGA
- a CDS encoding 5'-nucleotidase, lipoprotein e(P4) family, with the protein MTIKTTGTSLAPWLFSLLAMTCAPAFADQASAPSSNLLTAAVAWRQTAAEFQALYYQGFNVARMQLDQALQQRKAGDRPLAIISDIDDTVLSSNSYWGYLINSDEEFFDDAAWDQWVADNGPVATPGAVEFLKYAQSKGVEVFYVTSRDQGEKTYEYALANLRHNQLPFADEQHLTVYRDSSNKEPRQQEIAKDHNVVVMLGDNLNDFKRKYYVADVQQRSQLMSEDREQFGRKFILFPNPTDGHWLKAIFGDSEPPATPENRAKFKAAAGANAWQETAAKP; encoded by the coding sequence ATGACAATAAAAACCACCGGGACTTCCCTCGCCCCCTGGCTGTTCTCGCTTCTGGCCATGACCTGTGCCCCGGCCTTCGCCGACCAGGCCAGCGCACCATCTTCCAACCTGCTGACCGCCGCCGTGGCCTGGCGACAGACCGCCGCCGAGTTCCAGGCGCTGTACTACCAGGGCTTCAACGTCGCCAGGATGCAACTGGACCAGGCCCTGCAACAACGCAAGGCCGGCGACCGCCCGCTGGCGATCATCAGCGATATCGACGACACCGTGCTCAGCAGCAACAGCTACTGGGGCTACCTGATCAACTCGGACGAGGAGTTCTTCGACGACGCCGCCTGGGACCAGTGGGTCGCCGACAACGGCCCGGTCGCCACCCCGGGGGCGGTGGAGTTCCTCAAGTACGCCCAGTCCAAGGGCGTCGAAGTGTTCTACGTCACCAGCCGCGACCAGGGCGAGAAGACCTATGAATACGCCCTGGCCAACCTGCGCCACAATCAACTGCCGTTCGCCGACGAGCAGCACCTGACGGTGTACCGCGACAGCTCCAACAAGGAACCGCGCCAGCAGGAAATCGCCAAGGACCATAACGTGGTGGTGATGCTCGGCGACAACCTCAACGATTTCAAACGCAAGTACTACGTGGCCGACGTCCAGCAGCGCAGCCAGCTGATGAGTGAAGACCGCGAACAGTTCGGGCGCAAGTTCATCCTCTTCCCCAACCCCACCGACGGCCATTGGCTGAAGGCGATCTTCGGCGACTCCGAACCGCCGGCCACCCCGGAGAACCGCGCCAAGTTCAAGGCGGCCGCCGGAGCGAATGCCTGGCAGGAAACGGCCGCCAAGCCTTAG
- a CDS encoding MFS transporter, with the protein MAISNAQPVATTASPASQGSPLVLRIIGAVALAHLINDLIQAVMPAIYPMLKANYGLTFTQVGLITLTFQLTASLLQPWVGYYTDRRPQPFLLPAGMVCTLVGILMMSQVSSFGLILLASGLIGIGSSTFHPEASRVARLASGGRYGLAQSSFQVGGNAGTAFGPLLAAAIIIPYGQGNVAWFGLFALLALVVLYAISRWYANHLRLHQLKQGQAATHGLSRGRVISALVVLGLLVFSKYFYMASFTSYFTFYLIEKFDLSVASSQLHLFLFLGAVAAGTFFGGPIGDKIGRKAVIWFSILGVAPFTLLLPHVDLFWTSVLSVVIGFILASAFSAIVVYAQELVPGNVGMIAGVFFGLMFGFGGIGAALLGHLADLHGIEHVYFLCSFLPLFGVLAIFLPRTRKA; encoded by the coding sequence ATGGCTATCAGCAATGCCCAGCCTGTCGCAACGACGGCTTCTCCTGCCTCCCAAGGCAGCCCGCTGGTCCTGCGCATCATTGGCGCGGTGGCGCTCGCGCACCTGATCAACGACCTGATCCAGGCGGTGATGCCGGCGATCTACCCGATGCTCAAGGCCAACTATGGCCTGACCTTCACCCAGGTGGGCCTGATTACCCTGACCTTCCAGCTCACGGCGTCGCTGCTGCAGCCCTGGGTGGGCTACTACACCGACCGACGTCCCCAGCCGTTCCTGTTGCCGGCGGGCATGGTCTGTACCCTGGTCGGTATCCTGATGATGTCCCAGGTGAGCAGCTTCGGCTTGATCCTGCTGGCTTCCGGATTGATCGGCATCGGTTCCTCGACCTTCCACCCGGAGGCTTCGCGGGTGGCGCGCCTGGCATCCGGCGGTCGCTATGGCCTGGCGCAGTCGAGCTTCCAGGTGGGCGGCAACGCTGGCACCGCGTTCGGCCCACTGCTGGCAGCGGCGATCATCATTCCCTATGGGCAGGGCAACGTGGCCTGGTTCGGCCTGTTCGCATTGTTGGCCCTGGTGGTGCTGTATGCCATCAGTCGCTGGTACGCCAATCATCTGCGCCTGCATCAGCTCAAGCAGGGCCAGGCGGCCACCCACGGGTTGTCCAGGGGGCGGGTGATCAGTGCCCTGGTGGTGCTGGGGCTGTTGGTGTTCTCCAAGTATTTCTACATGGCCAGCTTCACCAGCTACTTCACCTTCTACCTGATCGAGAAGTTCGACTTGTCGGTGGCCAGTTCGCAGTTGCACCTGTTCCTGTTCTTGGGGGCGGTGGCGGCGGGCACCTTCTTCGGTGGCCCCATTGGCGACAAGATCGGGCGCAAGGCGGTGATCTGGTTCTCGATCCTCGGGGTGGCGCCGTTCACCCTGCTGCTCCCTCATGTGGACCTGTTCTGGACCAGCGTCCTGAGCGTGGTGATCGGCTTCATCCTGGCCTCGGCGTTCTCGGCCATCGTGGTTTATGCCCAGGAGCTGGTGCCGGGCAACGTGGGCATGATCGCCGGGGTGTTTTTCGGCCTGATGTTCGGTTTTGGCGGGATCGGTGCAGCGCTGCTGGGGCACCTGGCGGACCTGCACGGTATCGAGCATGTGTATTTCCTGTGCTCGTTCCTGCCGCTGTTCGGCGTATTGGCGATCTTCCTGCCCCGGACCCGCAAGGCCTGA
- a CDS encoding helix-turn-helix domain-containing protein gives MKASLSSIPVFKLYGENQAWPTPDLLHCESIPERSSLHHWEIKPHRHADLYQLLYVQRGQAVVEVEGQRREVQETAVQVIPPLMVHGFQFSADIQGYVLTLAAPLVAQLETQLGAPLAVLASSGCYSVGPDRRSLDTLFKTLLHEYEGSASARDLLLQSLVNVLMIWIARRGQRNAMPGNRNERHQQLLGHFIRLVERHYREHPTVESLAHRIGLSSVYLNTLCRELAGQTALQIIHQRLMLEAKRSLVYSNIGISQLADQLGFSDPTYFSRFFKRLCGQSPNAFRQDCARQRQNHG, from the coding sequence ATGAAAGCCAGCCTTTCCAGCATCCCGGTCTTCAAGCTCTATGGCGAGAATCAGGCCTGGCCGACCCCGGACCTGCTGCACTGCGAATCCATCCCCGAACGCAGCAGCCTGCACCACTGGGAGATCAAGCCCCATCGCCACGCAGACCTCTACCAGTTGCTGTACGTGCAGCGTGGCCAGGCCGTGGTAGAAGTCGAAGGCCAGCGCCGAGAAGTACAGGAGACGGCGGTCCAGGTCATACCGCCGCTGATGGTCCATGGCTTCCAGTTCAGCGCCGATATCCAGGGCTACGTGCTGACCTTGGCGGCCCCCCTGGTCGCCCAGTTGGAAACGCAGTTGGGCGCTCCACTGGCAGTGCTGGCATCTTCTGGTTGTTACTCGGTGGGGCCCGACCGGCGCAGTCTCGACACCCTGTTCAAGACGCTGCTGCATGAGTACGAAGGTAGCGCCTCGGCCCGGGATCTGCTGCTGCAATCACTGGTCAACGTGCTGATGATCTGGATCGCCCGCCGCGGCCAGCGCAACGCCATGCCCGGCAACCGCAACGAGCGTCACCAGCAGTTGCTGGGACATTTCATCAGGCTGGTGGAACGGCACTACCGAGAACACCCTACAGTGGAATCCCTGGCCCACCGCATCGGCTTGTCCAGCGTGTACCTCAATACCCTGTGCCGGGAACTGGCCGGGCAGACCGCCCTGCAGATCATCCACCAGCGCCTGATGCTGGAGGCCAAGCGCAGCCTGGTGTACAGCAACATCGGTATCAGCCAGCTAGCGGATCAGCTAGGTTTCAGCGATCCCACCTACTTCTCGCGGTTCTTCAAGCGCCTTTGCGGCCAGTCGCCCAATGCCTTCCGACAAGATTGTGCACGCCAACGCCAAAACCATGGCTAG
- the pobA gene encoding 4-hydroxybenzoate 3-monooxygenase: MKTQVAIIGAGPSGLLLGQLLHQAGIDTVILERQAPDYVLGRIRAGVLEQGTVELLREVGVARRMDAEGLVHEGVELLLGGRRVRIDLKALTGGKTVMVYGQTEVTRDLMQARAACGAPIFYSVNDVQLHDLQGASPYVTYEQDGRQQRIDCDYIAGCDGFHGVARQSIPQDVLKHYEREYPFGWLGLLADTPPVSHELIYAQHDHGFVLCSQRSLTRSRYYLQVPLQEQVEDWSDQRFWQELKMRLPQELAQRLVTGPSLEKSIAPLRSYVVEPMQHGKLFLVGDAAHIVPPTGAKGLNLAASDVHYLYRILVKVYRQGRIDLLSRYSELALRRVWKGERFSWFMTNLMHDFGEHQDAWAHKMQQADREYFLNSHAGLVSIAENYVGLPYEEVG, encoded by the coding sequence ATGAAGACTCAGGTTGCGATTATCGGTGCCGGCCCATCCGGACTGCTGTTGGGCCAATTGCTGCACCAGGCTGGCATCGATACGGTGATTCTCGAGCGCCAGGCCCCGGACTACGTCCTGGGTCGTATCCGTGCCGGGGTGTTGGAGCAAGGCACGGTGGAGTTGCTGCGCGAGGTGGGTGTGGCCCGGCGCATGGACGCCGAGGGCCTGGTCCATGAAGGGGTGGAGCTGCTGCTGGGCGGGCGGCGGGTACGTATCGATCTCAAGGCCCTTACCGGTGGCAAGACCGTGATGGTCTACGGCCAGACTGAAGTCACCCGCGACCTGATGCAGGCCCGCGCAGCCTGCGGCGCGCCGATTTTCTATTCGGTCAATGATGTGCAGCTCCATGACCTGCAGGGTGCATCCCCCTATGTCACCTATGAACAGGACGGCCGGCAGCAGCGCATCGACTGCGACTACATCGCCGGCTGCGACGGCTTTCATGGCGTGGCGCGCCAAAGCATTCCCCAGGACGTGCTCAAGCACTATGAACGCGAATATCCCTTCGGCTGGCTGGGCTTGCTGGCCGATACCCCGCCAGTGAGTCATGAGTTGATCTATGCCCAGCACGACCACGGTTTTGTCCTGTGCAGCCAGCGCTCGTTGACTCGCAGCCGCTACTACCTGCAAGTGCCGCTGCAAGAGCAGGTCGAGGACTGGTCCGACCAGCGTTTCTGGCAGGAGCTCAAGATGCGCCTGCCGCAGGAGCTGGCTCAGCGCCTGGTGACCGGCCCATCGCTGGAAAAGAGCATCGCACCCCTGCGCAGTTATGTGGTGGAGCCGATGCAGCACGGCAAGCTGTTCCTGGTAGGGGACGCGGCTCACATCGTCCCACCCACCGGGGCCAAGGGGCTGAATCTGGCGGCGTCCGATGTGCACTACCTGTACCGCATCCTGGTCAAGGTCTACCGGCAGGGACGGATCGATCTGCTGTCCAGGTATTCCGAACTGGCCCTGCGCCGGGTTTGGAAAGGCGAACGGTTCAGCTGGTTCATGACCAATCTCATGCATGATTTCGGCGAGCATCAGGATGCCTGGGCACACAAGATGCAACAGGCCGACCGCGAGTATTTCCTCAACTCCCACGCGGGTCTGGTGAGCATTGCCGAGAACTATGTGGGCCTGCCTTATGAGGAAGTGGGCTGA